In Pseudomonadota bacterium, the genomic window TCAGGAGTAGAGATGAAAGGATCAAAGCTTTTGAAGATGAGTTCAGAAGGGCGAACAAGCTTTCCACGCTGGGGGAACTTGCAGGCTCTATTGCTCATGAAATAAAAAACCCGCTTATTTCCATACAGGGGTTTGCAAAGAGGATAGAGAAGGCGGAAGATGGTGATAAAATAAAGGAATATGCCGGTTTGATTGATAAAGAATCGGGCAGGCTATCGAATGTGTTGGCGAAGCTCCTTGAGTTTTCAAGGATGGATGAGCCTAAAATTGAGCCGGTTGATATAAACGGGATTGTGGATGATACGGTGCTGTTTCTGGAACATCACCTGACAAGGTTTAAAAACGTTACACTTTTTGTTGAAAAAGATGAGACCCTGACGCAGGTTGAAATAGACAGGATACATGTCCAGCAGTCTCTTGTGAATATCGTAATGAATGCAGCCCAGGCAATGCCTGATGGCGGTGATATACGTATAAAGACAGGGAATATAGGTGGATAT contains:
- a CDS encoding ATP-binding protein, with protein sequence MTDENEQLRKRLREIEIEIEEVKSLSQARNMLLETNITELNDVYMALNEKLKEIRSRDERIKAFEDEFRRANKLSTLGELAGSIAHEIKNPLISIQGFAKRIEKAEDGDKIKEYAGLIDKESGRLSNVLAKLLEFSRMDEPKIEPVDINGIVDDTVLFLEHHLTRFKNVTLFVEKDETLTQVEIDRIHVQQSLVNIVMNAAQAMPDGGDIRIKTGNIGGYIYISVADQGTGIAPEHLDKIFEPFFTTKKKGEGTGLGLSLSKRLVEASNGKIDVESTAGQGSIFKILLPVRHL